In one Umezawaea sp. Da 62-37 genomic region, the following are encoded:
- a CDS encoding WYL domain-containing protein: MPDTSARVLRLLSLLRSRTTWTGPALADELGVSSRTVRRDIGMLRELGYAVDVTRGAGGHYRLGAGALLPPLVFDDDQAVAIAVALQAAPRTISGLADAAARALDTVLPVLPSRLRTQVAALEITSIRNPWDLAAPSVSTAALLAVSAAIRRSETLRYDYTGPDHQPGPARLVQPHHLVVWAGRWYLVGWDPTGGAWRTLRLDRVRTRTPNGPPFEPRTLPEEDIARFVMRQLDRGDTSDHWPCRGTAVIGQPAGLMARWAPGGAVVEAVTEDTTRIWLGAWSWIGLAALLGTFDGAITDPEPGELREACHELARRYARA; the protein is encoded by the coding sequence ATGCCCGACACCTCCGCCCGCGTCCTCCGCCTGCTGTCGCTGCTGCGCTCGCGCACCACGTGGACGGGTCCGGCGCTGGCCGACGAGCTGGGCGTCTCGTCCCGCACGGTCCGCCGGGACATCGGCATGCTGCGGGAACTCGGCTACGCCGTGGACGTGACCAGGGGCGCGGGCGGGCACTACCGCCTGGGAGCGGGCGCGCTGCTGCCCCCGCTGGTCTTCGACGACGACCAAGCGGTCGCCATCGCCGTCGCGCTGCAGGCCGCGCCGCGCACGATCAGCGGCCTCGCCGACGCGGCGGCCAGGGCGCTGGACACCGTCCTCCCCGTGCTCCCCTCCCGGTTGCGCACGCAGGTGGCCGCGTTGGAGATCACCTCCATCCGCAACCCGTGGGACCTCGCCGCCCCCAGCGTCAGCACGGCGGCGCTGCTCGCCGTCTCCGCGGCGATCCGCCGGAGCGAGACGCTGCGCTACGACTACACCGGCCCCGACCACCAGCCGGGGCCCGCCCGCCTCGTCCAGCCGCACCACCTGGTCGTCTGGGCGGGCCGCTGGTACCTCGTGGGGTGGGACCCGACCGGCGGGGCCTGGCGGACGCTGCGCCTGGACCGGGTCCGGACCCGCACCCCCAACGGCCCGCCGTTCGAGCCCAGGACGCTGCCCGAGGAGGACATCGCCCGCTTCGTCATGCGCCAGCTCGACCGCGGCGACACCTCCGACCACTGGCCGTGCCGGGGAACCGCCGTCATCGGGCAGCCCGCGGGCCTGATGGCGCGGTGGGCGCCCGGAGGGGCCGTCGTCGAGGCCGTCACCGAGGACACGACCCGGATCTGGCTGGGCGCCTGGTCGTGGATCGGGCTGGCGGCCCTCCTGGGGACGTTCGACGGGGCGATCACCGACCCCGAGCCCGGCGAACTCCGGGAGGCCTGCCACGAGCTCGCCCGCCGGTACGCGCGGGCCTGA